The Calditrichota bacterium genome includes the window GCAAAAGGTATCAAAGCTCTTGGAGCGCAACCACGGGCGCTTGGCCTCCATGTCGCGGCGTTGCAGATCACGCGCCGTCACATCATTCGCGATGGTGTAGCCGGCCACATAGTCCCACGCGGCAGAGGCCGGAATGTCTCTGCCTTGTTTGCCAATGACCACGGCCAGCTCCAGCTCGTGGTCAACTCTGCCCACCCCTGGGGGCAATACGATGGTCCCCTCGTGCGGCAGGAGCGCTGACGGCATCTTCGCGAAGAAGATAGGCTCTTCCGGCACCTGGGCACCCCACTCCTCGGCATGCGCCCTGAAATTGCGCCCGATGCAGAGGATTTTCTGCGGGCGCGCGATGGGCACCTGAAAGCGAATGGCATCGTCGAGTCGCAGGTCATCGAGCGGACGGATGCGCCGCAGCGTGGACAGGACTTCGCGAAAAGTCTCGCCGCTGAAAAAGTCCAGCTCCACCATCAGCTGCAAAAAGTGAAAATCGGGACCGCGCCCCTTGGCCTTGAGGTCCTTGTACATCTCCCACGCATGGGTGAAGTTGAAGCGCCCCTGCTCGGTCTCCACGCCAATGCGAATCTCACCTTTGCGGGTCTGATAGGAAAATGCCTTCACGCTTCGCCTCGACGCATCCATGGGTCAGAAGTTGCATAGCGGCAAGCAACTCTGGAAAGTATAGCAATTTGCCGACTAAGTTGCAAGCAGAAAATGGCAGGCGGAATGTGTACGCGCCGGCTTCGCAGTAACCAGACGACGGAACGCAGTCCGTGGTCACCCTTGAGGCGGCGAAGCGGAACAACGGTGATCGGGATGGCCAAGGCCCCTCGGCCTGCCCCGGAGCACACCCTGCCGCGGACCTGCCTGAACCAGGCGCTCCGTCCCCCGTTCGCGAGCGGGCATGCACAGGCCGGGCATGACCAACGTGTCGGATGCCAGGGCTTTCACCACTGCGCATGAGGCGTGCGCCGTCCACCGCCTTGGCCCGGATCGTGGGCGAGGGGCGACCTCCTGGCCTTGTGCGGCAAAGAGACGGTCGCGCCTTTACCCTCGCCTTTCCTTGAGGACCGCCTGGAAGGCAGCAATGGCCTGGTCAACGCCTGCATCGTCCACGTCGAGATGGGTGACCAGGCGAATCACGGAGGGGCCGAGCGCCAGGCACAGGACGCCCTGCTCCCGCACCTTCGCCACCACCTCAGCCGCACTCAGCCCGGAAGCGCTCACGTCGACAAAAGCCATGTTGGTCTGCACACTTGCCAAGTCCACTGCGGCGCCGGGCATTGCCGCCAGGGCCTCGGCCAGGCGTCGCGCGCGCCGATGGTCATCCGCCAGGC containing:
- a CDS encoding fumarylacetoacetate hydrolase family protein, giving the protein MVELDFFSGETFREVLSTLRRIRPLDDLRLDDAIRFQVPIARPQKILCIGRNFRAHAEEWGAQVPEEPIFFAKMPSALLPHEGTIVLPPGVGRVDHELELAVVIGKQGRDIPASAAWDYVAGYTIANDVTARDLQRRDMEAKRPWLRSKSFDTFCPMGPYLVPKDELPAIAQARMELRVNGQVRQQSTVGKMVFSIPELVSYVSRHMTLSPGDILCTGTPEGTLPLQAGDLVEAEIEGLGVLRNRVAAGEQRGSA